In the genome of Campylobacter concisus, the window TTTACGCATTTAGTACCGAAAACTGGAAAAGGCCACAAAAAGAGGTCGAGTTTTTGATGAATTTGCTTAAGAAATTTCTCATTTTAAAGCGTGATGATTTTATAAAAAATGGGATCAAATTTAACACAATTGGCGATATTTCGCCATTCAGCGATGAGCTAAACAACGAGATAGAGATCACCAAAAACGCTACAAGAGAGAATAAAAATTTATTATTAAATTTAGCGATAAACTACGGCTCAAAAGATGAGATCATTAGAGCTGTGAAAAAGCTAAATTTAGAAGGCTGCGAGATAAACGAAGCAAGCCTAAATGCAGCACTTGATGAGAGTGAGCCAGTGGATCTTCTCATTAGAACTGGTGGCGAGAGCAGGCTTTCGAATTTCATGCTTTGGCAAGCAAGCTACGCAGAGCTATTTTTTACACCGACACTTTGGCCCGACTTTGGCAAGAATGAGCTTGCAAATATCGTTGGCAAATTTAAAAACATAGAGCGAAGATTTGGCGGAGTTTAGCGAGATAATGGATAATTTAGTCATCTTTTTTGCCGTTTTTGCTTTTGTTTTTGGCATCTGCGTGGGCTCATTTTCAAATGTGCTGATATATCGCTTGCCACGAAATGAGAGCATAAATTTTCCAGCTTCTCATTGTCCAAACTGCGATCATAAGCTAAATTTTTATCACAATGTTCCAATTTTTTCGTGGCTATTTTTAGGCGGCAAATGTGCCTTTTGTAAGCAAAAAATAAGCC includes:
- the uppS gene encoding polyprenyl diphosphate synthase; translation: MNELNHIAIIMDGNGRWAKKRGFLRTNGHEAGANVVSDMCEFCIDNGVKILSLYAFSTENWKRPQKEVEFLMNLLKKFLILKRDDFIKNGIKFNTIGDISPFSDELNNEIEITKNATRENKNLLLNLAINYGSKDEIIRAVKKLNLEGCEINEASLNAALDESEPVDLLIRTGGESRLSNFMLWQASYAELFFTPTLWPDFGKNELANIVGKFKNIERRFGGV